From Staphylococcus sp. M0911, a single genomic window includes:
- a CDS encoding MBL fold metallo-hydrolase produces the protein MRLGALTIDDINGGNTHIDGGAMFGVVPKPLWTRKYKVNDKNQVHTPTHPILIQHPDYNILIDAGIGNNKLTDKQKRNSGVTQESFIKEELAYFGLTPDDIDMVLMTHLHFDHAAGLTNEHGHTLFKNATHYIQQDEWHEFLAPNIRSQATYWKENQGDYEEKVILFKDNIEPVPGIRMIHTGGHSNGHCIITIESEGQKAVHMADIFPTLAHRNPLWVTAYDDYPMTSIEEKERCIPYYIFNDYWFLFYHDEEYFALKFDLDKHNVKETVKRAYRQY, from the coding sequence ATGAGGTTAGGTGCATTGACAATAGATGATATAAATGGAGGCAATACGCATATAGATGGTGGCGCGATGTTTGGTGTTGTACCCAAACCACTTTGGACAAGAAAATATAAAGTAAACGACAAGAATCAGGTTCATACGCCTACGCATCCAATTCTTATTCAACACCCAGACTACAATATTTTAATAGATGCAGGTATTGGTAATAATAAATTAACAGATAAGCAAAAAAGAAATAGTGGTGTTACACAAGAAAGTTTTATTAAAGAGGAATTAGCATATTTTGGATTGACACCAGATGATATAGATATGGTCTTAATGACTCATTTACACTTTGACCATGCTGCGGGACTTACCAATGAACATGGGCATACACTATTTAAAAATGCTACACACTATATTCAACAAGATGAATGGCATGAATTTTTAGCACCGAATATACGTAGTCAGGCGACGTATTGGAAGGAAAATCAAGGAGATTACGAAGAAAAAGTTATTTTATTTAAAGATAACATCGAACCAGTTCCAGGTATTAGAATGATACATACAGGTGGACATAGTAATGGACACTGTATCATAACTATTGAAAGCGAAGGGCAAAAAGCAGTACATATGGCTGATATTTTCCCAACCTTAGCACATCGTAATCCATTATGGGTTACAGCATATGATGATTACCCAATGACATCGATTGAAGAAAAGGAAAGATGCATTCCTTATTATATTTTTAATGATTATTGGTTCTTGTTTTATCATGACGAGGAATACTTTGCACTTAAATTTGATTTAGATAAACACAACGTTAAAGAGACAGTTAAACGTGCATATAGACAATATTAA
- a CDS encoding PepSY domain-containing protein codes for MKCLNCKNLSIIGACTVVIISAGVITYLAKKKYYNPDKLLNEVKTYFMDVKGSYIVHQPLNDPNINAHKPVYLGGITASKNGQLVDYDFYADAYSGEVLNIIEL; via the coding sequence ATGAAGTGTTTAAATTGTAAAAATTTATCTATCATAGGTGCTTGTACGGTTGTAATCATTTCAGCTGGTGTCATTACATACCTAGCTAAGAAAAAATATTATAATCCCGATAAATTATTAAATGAAGTTAAAACATATTTTATGGACGTTAAAGGCTCTTATATCGTACATCAACCTCTTAATGATCCTAACATTAATGCTCACAAACCAGTTTATCTCGGTGGCATAACTGCATCTAAAAATGGACAACTCGTAGATTATGATTTTTATGCAGATGCCTATTCAGGTGAAGTATTAAATATTATAGAGTTATAA
- a CDS encoding M42 family metallopeptidase: protein MTINESKTIDRIQHLTELHGAPGFEDDIKAYMKDQMTPFVDEFIENRMGGFFGVKKSAKPNAKRVMVAAHMDEVGFMITHITENGMIQFTNLGGVANDIWQGQRLKVKNRNNEEITGVVSNIPKHFRTGNEVVPQISDLMLDIGATSANEVRQRGIEIGDTIVPDTTFTQLSKYRFSAKAWDNRYGCLIAIEILELLKDIELDVDLYVGANVQEEVGLRGAKASAELVQPDVAFVVDCSPANDIKGPNQLSGALGEGTLIRIKDGTMILRPSFRDYLLQLVNQYDIPHQYYMSPGGTDGGEIHKANTGIPTAVIGVCARYIHSTDAVFDIRDYFAARQLLNKAIVNLNETQIETLQYY, encoded by the coding sequence ATGACTATAAATGAAAGTAAAACAATAGATAGAATACAGCATCTTACTGAATTACATGGTGCGCCAGGTTTTGAAGATGATATTAAAGCATATATGAAAGATCAAATGACGCCATTTGTGGATGAGTTTATAGAAAACAGAATGGGTGGCTTTTTTGGAGTGAAAAAATCAGCTAAGCCGAATGCAAAACGTGTAATGGTAGCTGCACATATGGATGAAGTTGGTTTTATGATTACACATATTACAGAAAATGGTATGATCCAATTTACAAATCTTGGTGGCGTTGCTAATGATATTTGGCAAGGACAAAGGCTCAAAGTAAAAAATCGTAACAACGAAGAAATTACAGGAGTTGTATCTAATATCCCAAAACATTTTAGAACAGGAAACGAAGTTGTTCCACAAATTAGTGATTTAATGTTAGATATTGGTGCGACATCGGCTAATGAAGTGAGACAAAGAGGTATTGAAATAGGCGATACGATTGTACCAGATACTACATTCACTCAATTATCCAAGTATCGATTTAGTGCTAAAGCATGGGATAATCGATATGGTTGTCTCATCGCGATTGAGATATTAGAATTATTGAAAGACATCGAGTTAGATGTAGATTTATATGTAGGGGCAAATGTACAGGAAGAAGTTGGGCTACGTGGTGCTAAAGCATCTGCTGAACTTGTACAACCAGATGTTGCATTTGTAGTTGATTGCTCTCCAGCAAATGATATTAAAGGTCCTAATCAGTTGTCTGGTGCGTTAGGGGAGGGGACATTGATTCGTATTAAAGATGGAACAATGATTCTTAGACCATCATTCAGAGATTATTTACTTCAATTAGTCAATCAATATGATATTCCTCATCAATATTATATGTCTCCAGGCGGAACTGATGGGGGCGAGATTCATAAAGCGAATACAGGAATTCCTACAGCCGTTATAGGTGTCTGTGCACGTTACATTCATAGCACAGATGCTGTATTTGATATTAGAGATTACTTTGCAGCAAGACAACTATTAAATAAAGCAATCGTAAATTTAAATGAAACACAAATTGAAACATTACAATATTATTAA
- a CDS encoding thioredoxin family protein — MLKLESEQQFEELKQDNTVFEFTADWCPDCKVIEPELPQLEEKYSSFKFVSVDRDQFIDICIDNGIMGIPSFLVYRNGELLGSYISKERKSIEQIDTFLSQYI, encoded by the coding sequence ATGTTAAAACTAGAATCAGAACAACAATTTGAAGAATTAAAACAAGACAATACGGTATTTGAATTTACTGCTGATTGGTGTCCAGATTGTAAAGTTATTGAACCTGAATTACCACAATTAGAAGAAAAATATTCCTCGTTTAAATTCGTCTCAGTAGATCGAGATCAATTTATAGATATTTGTATTGATAATGGTATTATGGGAATTCCGAGTTTCTTAGTTTATAGAAACGGTGAATTGCTAGGAAGTTATATTAGTAAAGAAAGAAAATCCATCGAACAAATCGATACATTTTTATCACAATATATTTAA
- a CDS encoding DUF1444 domain-containing protein produces the protein MNVFQMRDKIKQRLNHLDVNYKFDREDETLRIYRKDNHKGVTIKLNAIVAKYEEKEEKIVDEIIYYIDEAIEQMADQGLEQLKDIQIMPVIRATSFDKKTKEGNAFIFEHHTAETNIYYALDLGKSYRLIDESMLETLNMTKQQVKEMSLFNVRKLNNQYSTDEVKGNIFYFINSNDGYDASRILNTSFLNDIQDQCEGEMLVAVPHQDVLVIADIRNKTGYDVMAHLTMEFFTKGLVPITSLSFGYDKGHLEPIFILGKNNKQKRDPNVIQRLEANRKKFNDKNK, from the coding sequence ATGAATGTCTTTCAAATGAGAGATAAAATTAAACAGCGTTTAAACCATTTAGACGTCAATTATAAATTTGATCGTGAAGACGAAACATTAAGAATTTATAGAAAAGACAATCATAAAGGTGTCACAATTAAACTAAATGCTATTGTCGCAAAATATGAAGAAAAAGAAGAAAAAATAGTCGATGAAATTATTTATTATATAGACGAAGCTATTGAACAAATGGCTGATCAAGGGCTCGAACAACTAAAAGATATTCAAATTATGCCAGTAATCCGTGCTACAAGTTTCGACAAGAAGACTAAAGAGGGCAATGCTTTCATTTTTGAACATCACACCGCAGAAACAAATATTTACTATGCATTAGATTTAGGTAAATCTTATCGACTCATAGATGAGAGTATGTTAGAAACATTAAATATGACAAAGCAACAAGTGAAAGAAATGTCTTTATTCAATGTTAGAAAGTTAAACAATCAATATAGTACAGATGAAGTTAAGGGTAATATCTTTTATTTTATTAACTCTAATGATGGCTATGATGCAAGTCGTATTTTAAACACATCATTTTTAAATGACATTCAAGATCAATGTGAAGGTGAAATGTTAGTAGCAGTGCCTCATCAAGATGTATTAGTTATTGCGGATATTCGTAATAAAACAGGCTATGATGTTATGGCACATTTAACTATGGAATTTTTCACTAAAGGTCTTGTGCCTATCACGTCACTATCATTTGGTTATGATAAAGGTCATCTTGAACCTATATTCATTTTAGGTAAAAATAATAAACAAAAAAGAGACCCAAACGTGATTCAAAGATTAGAAGCAAATCGTAAAAAATTTAATGATAAAAATAAATAA
- the ytpR gene encoding YtpR family tRNA-binding protein has product MNLFYNPKGVGDVAFLQIEPSEGEFNYRKNNDVVEITKEDDNQVVGYNFFNISNHIQIEGNGHIKLTEDIVEQLQQMIKNNGFTYELNADLSPKFVVGYVETKEKHPDADKLSVLNVNVGNDTLQIVCGAPNVEQGQKVVVAKVGAVMPSGMVIKDAELRGVASSGMICSMKELNLPNAPKEKGIMVLDDSYEIGQAFFE; this is encoded by the coding sequence ATGAATTTATTTTATAACCCCAAAGGTGTAGGAGACGTTGCTTTCTTACAAATTGAACCTTCAGAAGGTGAATTTAATTATAGAAAAAATAACGATGTTGTAGAAATTACTAAGGAAGATGATAACCAAGTAGTTGGATATAATTTCTTCAATATTTCAAATCACATTCAAATTGAGGGTAATGGTCATATCAAATTAACTGAAGATATTGTGGAACAATTACAACAAATGATAAAAAATAATGGTTTCACATATGAATTGAATGCAGATTTATCACCTAAATTTGTAGTTGGATACGTTGAAACTAAGGAAAAACATCCTGACGCAGACAAATTAAGTGTTCTAAATGTCAATGTGGGGAATGATACATTACAAATTGTTTGTGGTGCTCCAAATGTTGAACAAGGCCAAAAAGTGGTTGTTGCAAAAGTTGGTGCAGTTATGCCAAGCGGTATGGTAATTAAAGATGCAGAACTTAGAGGCGTTGCATCTAGTGGAATGATTTGTTCTATGAAAGAACTCAATTTACCAAATGCACCTAAAGAAAAAGGCATCATGGTATTAGATGATAGTTATGAAATTGGACAAGCATTTTTTGAATAA
- a CDS encoding DNA translocase FtsK — MSWFDKLFGEDNDSNEDILRNKNKRRQANQSNDTNHDSLLPQNNDIYHRPKGKFRFPMEGFESGNAESENTTTQDVYQSNVNHDIEEFRTQDNKRHRRRRNHGNDDGIADSSYQSKGYQSRKKKDSNPYTTTSTHRQISPTSLGSSSTNNHKTSSNTQPRMKLQSERFKSNYKTQSEYTYHKSDFRASEVPSAIFGTKQRRPIENGVIPPKDGEKSSAHVTEDNRSDSDKLNSNSREVSSGYKTQSQPEKQKSQEINHNTFNNDLSTDDENVKTTTTPNHSKKDNTININNIYASQIVEEIRRERERKVLQKRRFKKALQEKRQQNQESNEDSIQKAIDEMYAKQAQQYVGDSSLDIDDQEEFKDSTENINSDVDKNVSNDATELDIDNQEKSEHHYNYEEIDLSDITQRHEVNHDDVTVSDAVNHDSDIENDSAQGRDEYALTDSTVEDGKVNQEFESNTQNFDSGYRDFETNDNTSKSLNNVDDADYREIDESIPSSNHVTSEPMSSSQELSESQQKPNEQQWQQRSGHNAVTQSVDHETEYAKKRKRQSDIKSETSSEPDSASENQSDSTENNDETSNDNTSMSSTKPMDMVSSSEHQYESMSPSDDGSHLDSLSHHSTSESIQCSTKEQVESNSENTSSSDKQSNSLQAQQSRSPKKRVTGGKPFNVVMTPSDKKRMMDKNKGKRVNVPELTPEDKKQATHSSEDTKSTSLSHHTSTSEPFSNQEASHSSESVQTSHSTPITHSESEDTVTTETSHSDENHSVINKQNSLSHANDSEFTNNHQDNSQIEMNEHHKKQTPNHSEETEVQKPTIRKGPNIKLPSFDLLEEPEPHEVNEEWIDDKKQELNDALYYFNVPAEVQNVTEGPSVTRFELSVEKGVKVSRITALQDDIKMALAAKDIRIEAPIPGTSLVGIEVPNQNPAKVNLRSIVDSEQFKNAESKLTVAMGYRINNEPLLMDIAKTPHALIAGATGSGKSVCINSILMSLLYKNHPEELRLLLIDPKMVELAPYNDLPHLVSPVITDVKAATQSLKWAVEEMERRYKLFAQYHVRNITAFNKKASYEQRMPKIVIVIDELADLMMMAPQEVEQSIARIAQKARACGIHMLVATQRPSVNVITGLIKANIPTRIAFMVSSSVDSRTILDSGGAERLLGYGDMLYLGGGMNKPIRVQGTFVSDEEIDDVVDFIKQQREPEYLFEEKELLKKTQTQAQDDLFDDVCEFMINEGHISTSLVQRHFQIGYNRAARIIDQLEQLGYISGANGSKPRDVYITEADLNQD; from the coding sequence ATGAGCTGGTTTGATAAATTATTTGGCGAAGATAATGATTCAAATGAAGATATATTGCGCAATAAAAATAAAAGACGCCAGGCAAATCAATCGAATGATACTAATCATGACTCATTACTGCCACAAAATAATGATATCTATCATCGTCCAAAAGGGAAGTTTCGCTTTCCTATGGAAGGTTTTGAATCAGGAAATGCGGAGTCTGAAAACACAACTACTCAAGATGTGTACCAGTCTAATGTCAATCATGATATAGAGGAATTTCGTACTCAAGACAATAAAAGACATCGTCGTAGAAGAAATCATGGCAATGATGATGGTATTGCTGATTCTAGTTATCAATCTAAGGGTTACCAATCTAGAAAGAAAAAAGATTCCAACCCTTATACTACGACATCAACACACCGTCAAATTTCTCCTACATCACTTGGGAGTTCAAGTACGAATAATCATAAAACATCATCCAATACGCAACCTAGAATGAAGTTACAATCAGAGCGATTTAAATCAAACTATAAGACTCAATCTGAGTATACATATCACAAAAGTGATTTTAGAGCATCTGAAGTACCATCTGCTATTTTCGGTACTAAACAAAGACGTCCAATTGAAAATGGTGTTATACCGCCTAAAGATGGTGAGAAAAGTAGCGCACATGTAACGGAAGATAATCGAAGTGATAGTGATAAGTTAAATAGTAATTCAAGAGAGGTTTCATCCGGTTATAAGACACAATCTCAACCTGAAAAACAAAAGTCACAAGAAATAAATCATAATACTTTTAATAATGATTTATCTACAGATGATGAAAATGTAAAAACAACGACTACACCTAATCATTCTAAAAAAGATAATACAATAAATATTAATAATATCTATGCATCACAAATTGTCGAAGAAATTCGTAGAGAACGTGAACGTAAAGTCCTTCAGAAACGTCGATTTAAAAAGGCATTACAAGAAAAGAGACAACAAAATCAAGAATCTAATGAAGATAGTATCCAAAAAGCAATAGATGAAATGTATGCTAAACAAGCTCAGCAATACGTAGGTGATAGTTCATTAGACATTGATGATCAAGAAGAATTTAAAGATAGCACTGAGAATATAAATAGCGATGTAGATAAAAATGTATCAAATGACGCTACTGAATTAGACATAGATAACCAAGAAAAATCTGAACATCACTATAATTACGAAGAAATAGATTTAAGCGATATCACTCAAAGACACGAAGTAAATCATGATGATGTTACGGTTTCTGACGCTGTCAATCACGATTCTGATATTGAAAATGATTCAGCTCAAGGTAGAGATGAGTATGCTTTAACAGATAGTACAGTTGAAGATGGAAAAGTGAATCAAGAATTTGAGTCCAACACGCAAAATTTTGACAGTGGATACAGAGATTTTGAAACGAATGATAACACATCTAAATCACTTAATAACGTTGATGATGCAGATTATCGTGAAATAGATGAAAGTATCCCATCATCAAATCATGTAACTTCAGAACCAATGTCATCGTCACAAGAATTGAGTGAATCTCAACAAAAACCTAATGAGCAACAATGGCAACAAAGAAGCGGACATAATGCTGTTACACAAAGTGTTGATCATGAAACTGAATATGCTAAGAAGCGTAAACGTCAATCCGATATAAAAAGTGAAACATCATCAGAACCAGATAGCGCTTCAGAAAATCAAAGTGACTCAACTGAAAATAATGACGAGACTTCTAATGATAATACAAGTATGTCATCAACTAAGCCAATGGATATGGTTAGTTCATCAGAACATCAATATGAGTCAATGAGTCCTTCAGATGATGGTAGTCATCTAGACAGTCTTTCACATCATTCAACATCTGAATCAATACAATGTAGTACTAAAGAACAAGTTGAATCAAATTCTGAAAATACAAGTAGTTCAGATAAACAATCCAACTCACTACAAGCTCAGCAATCTCGTTCACCTAAGAAGCGTGTTACAGGTGGTAAACCGTTTAATGTTGTAATGACACCATCAGATAAAAAGCGAATGATGGATAAGAATAAAGGTAAAAGAGTTAATGTTCCTGAATTAACGCCAGAAGATAAGAAACAAGCAACTCATTCTAGCGAAGATACTAAGTCAACATCATTGTCACATCATACTAGTACATCGGAGCCGTTTTCTAATCAGGAAGCAAGTCATTCTTCTGAAAGTGTTCAAACGAGTCATTCAACACCAATTACTCATTCTGAATCTGAAGATACAGTGACTACAGAAACAAGTCATTCCGATGAAAATCATTCTGTGATAAACAAACAAAATAGTTTATCACATGCTAATGACAGTGAGTTCACAAATAATCATCAAGATAATAGTCAAATTGAAATGAATGAACATCATAAGAAACAGACGCCAAATCATTCAGAAGAAACAGAAGTACAAAAGCCTACAATTCGAAAAGGGCCTAATATTAAGCTGCCAAGTTTTGATTTACTTGAAGAACCCGAGCCGCATGAAGTCAATGAAGAATGGATCGATGATAAGAAACAAGAATTAAACGATGCATTATATTACTTCAATGTGCCAGCTGAAGTGCAAAATGTCACTGAAGGTCCAAGTGTGACACGCTTTGAACTGTCAGTTGAAAAAGGTGTAAAAGTATCAAGAATTACTGCATTACAAGATGATATTAAAATGGCGCTAGCTGCCAAAGATATTCGTATTGAAGCACCAATACCAGGAACTAGCCTTGTTGGTATTGAAGTGCCTAATCAAAACCCAGCTAAAGTGAATTTGAGATCAATTGTAGATTCAGAACAATTTAAAAACGCAGAATCTAAATTAACAGTTGCCATGGGATATCGAATTAACAATGAGCCATTGTTAATGGATATAGCGAAAACGCCACATGCCTTGATTGCAGGTGCTACTGGTTCAGGTAAATCTGTATGTATTAATAGTATCTTGATGTCCTTACTGTATAAAAATCACCCAGAAGAATTGAGACTATTATTAATTGATCCCAAAATGGTGGAATTAGCACCGTATAATGATTTACCTCATCTAGTATCACCCGTTATTACAGATGTTAAAGCTGCCACTCAAAGTTTAAAATGGGCAGTTGAAGAAATGGAACGCAGATATAAATTATTTGCGCAATATCATGTGAGAAATATTACTGCATTTAATAAAAAAGCATCTTATGAACAAAGAATGCCTAAAATTGTTATTGTAATAGATGAATTAGCCGACTTAATGATGATGGCACCACAAGAAGTTGAACAATCCATAGCACGAATTGCTCAGAAAGCACGTGCATGTGGTATTCACATGTTAGTAGCCACTCAACGTCCATCAGTAAATGTCATTACAGGATTAATAAAAGCTAATATTCCAACTAGAATTGCATTTATGGTATCATCTAGTGTAGATTCTAGAACTATACTTGATAGCGGTGGTGCAGAACGTCTATTAGGATATGGTGACATGCTATATCTAGGAGGCGGTATGAATAAACCAATCCGTGTTCAAGGTACATTTGTCTCAGATGAAGAAATAGATGACGTTGTAGATTTCATTAAACAACAACGTGAACCAGAGTATTTATTTGAAGAAAAGGAATTATTAAAGAAAACACAAACTCAAGCACAGGACGATCTATTTGATGATGTGTGTGAGTTCATGATTAATGAAGGACATATATCTACTTCATTAGTACAAAGACATTTCCAAATTGGGTATAATAGAGCAGCGAGAATCATAGATCAGTTAGAACAATTGGGATATATCTCTGGAGCTAACGGTTCTAAACCTAGAGATGTTTATATTACTGAGGCGGATTTAAATCAAGATTAA
- the murC gene encoding UDP-N-acetylmuramate--L-alanine ligase → MTHYHFVGIKGSGMSSLAQIMHDLGHEVQGSDIETYVFTEVALRNKGITILPFDANNIKEDMVIIQGNAFPDSHEEIVKAHQLKLDVIRYHDFLGHVINQYTSVAVTGAHGKTSTTGLLSHVMNGDKKTSFLIGDGTGMGLPGSDYFAFEACEYRRHFLSYDPDYAIMTNIDFDHPDYFKDVDDVFDAFQEMAHNVKKAIIAWGDDEHLRKLEADVPIYYYGFNETDDVYAKNIQITEQGSQFDVYINGEFYGQFLSPQYGDHNILNTLAVVTISYLEKMNVDNIKEALETFGGVKRRFNETKVSNQVLVDDYAHHPREINATIETARKKYPQKEVIAVFQPHTFSRTQAFLEEFATSLSAADHVFLCEIFGSIRENTGELTIQDLINRIDGSALIDESGIDVLEKFENAVILFMGAGDIQKMQKAYLNKIGVKKDF, encoded by the coding sequence ATGACACACTATCATTTTGTCGGTATTAAGGGTTCCGGCATGAGTTCATTAGCACAAATTATGCATGATCTTGGACATGAGGTGCAAGGCTCAGATATTGAAACTTATGTATTCACTGAAGTTGCTCTAAGAAACAAAGGCATAACAATTCTACCGTTCGATGCGAATAATATAAAAGAAGACATGGTGATTATTCAAGGAAATGCTTTTCCTGATAGTCATGAAGAAATTGTTAAAGCACATCAACTTAAATTAGATGTGATTAGATACCATGATTTTCTTGGACATGTAATTAATCAATACACATCTGTCGCTGTTACAGGTGCACATGGTAAAACATCTACAACTGGTTTACTATCACATGTTATGAATGGTGATAAAAAGACATCATTCTTAATTGGTGATGGTACTGGAATGGGATTGCCTGGTAGTGATTATTTTGCATTTGAAGCATGTGAATATCGTAGACATTTTTTAAGTTATGATCCTGACTATGCAATTATGACGAATATTGATTTCGACCACCCAGATTACTTCAAAGATGTTGATGATGTATTTGATGCATTCCAAGAAATGGCTCATAATGTTAAAAAAGCAATTATTGCATGGGGTGACGATGAACACCTTAGAAAATTAGAAGCAGATGTGCCTATTTATTATTATGGATTTAATGAAACAGACGATGTATATGCTAAAAATATTCAAATTACAGAACAAGGTTCTCAATTTGACGTTTACATCAATGGTGAATTCTATGGTCAATTCCTATCACCACAATATGGTGACCATAACATCTTAAATACATTAGCGGTTGTTACGATTAGTTATCTTGAAAAAATGAATGTTGATAATATTAAAGAGGCATTAGAAACATTTGGTGGTGTAAAACGTCGTTTTAATGAAACAAAAGTATCAAATCAAGTATTAGTAGACGATTATGCTCACCATCCAAGAGAAATTAATGCTACAATTGAAACAGCTCGAAAAAAATATCCACAAAAAGAAGTTATTGCAGTATTCCAACCACATACATTTTCTAGAACTCAAGCATTTTTAGAAGAATTTGCAACGAGTTTAAGTGCAGCTGATCATGTTTTCTTATGTGAAATTTTTGGATCTATAAGAGAAAATACTGGTGAATTAACAATACAAGATTTAATTAACCGTATTGATGGTTCAGCATTAATTGATGAAAGTGGTATTGATGTATTAGAAAAATTTGAAAATGCAGTTATCTTATTTATGGGCGCTGGTGACATTCAAAAAATGCAAAAAGCGTATTTAAATAAAATTGGTGTAAAAAAAGATTTCTAA
- a CDS encoding DUF948 domain-containing protein, protein MDWILPIAGIIAAIAFLILCIGIVVVLISVKKNLDHVAKTLDGVEGQVQGITRESTDLLHKVNRLTEDIQGKVDRLNSVVDAVKGIGDSVQTLNGSVDRVTNSITHNVSQNEDKISQVVQWSNVAMEIADKWQNRHYRRGSANYKANTVANDTDHSYTTRVDK, encoded by the coding sequence ATGGATTGGATTTTACCAATTGCCGGAATTATCGCTGCGATAGCGTTCTTAATTTTATGTATCGGTATCGTTGTAGTGTTAATTTCTGTTAAGAAAAATTTAGATCACGTGGCTAAAACACTAGATGGTGTTGAAGGTCAAGTACAAGGTATTACAAGAGAATCTACGGACTTACTTCACAAAGTAAACCGTTTAACTGAAGACATTCAAGGTAAAGTTGATCGTTTGAATTCTGTAGTTGATGCTGTTAAAGGTATCGGTGACTCAGTTCAAACATTAAACGGTTCAGTTGACCGTGTAACTAACTCAATTACGCACAATGTTTCTCAAAACGAAGATAAAATTTCTCAAGTAGTACAATGGTCAAATGTAGCAATGGAAATTGCTGACAAATGGCAAAATAGACACTACCGTCGAGGAAGTGCAAATTACAAAGCAAACACAGTAGCAAATGATACAGATCATAGTTACACTACTCGTGTTGATAAATAA